The Streptomyces rimosus genomic interval AGTTGCACCTCGGCGTACGGGGTGGCGCCGGCCCGGTCGCGGGCGGCGGCGTCGGTGGCGAGGATCGCGGCGACCTCGGTGGCGCGGGCTATCCATGCGTCCGCGTCGGTGGGGGCGGGCCGGGACTGCCAGGTGGTGGGGGCCACGGCGCTCATAAGGCTCTCCTTCGTATGTCGGTGGTTGCGGGCGGGTACGGGGGGGCGGTCAGGCGACGACGGCAGCCGGGGGCCGCGGCCGCGCGTCCGGCTCCTGGGCCTCCAGCTCGCGTACGAGCGGCAGGACGCGCTTGCCGAAGTACTCGACCTCCTCCAGGTAGTGCAGGAAGCCGAGCAGGAAGAGGTCCACGCCGAGGCGCTTGTAGGCGACGATGCGTTCGGCGATCTGTTCCGGGGTGCCGATCAGCCCCGTACGGAACCCGTCGTTGTACTGCACGAGGTCCTCGAACGACGAGTCCTGCCACATGCCCTTGCCGTCGGCGGTGGAGCGGCCCGCCTGCCGCACGGCGTCCGAGAAGCCGTGTACGGCCTCGGTGTCCGCCTTGGCGACGATCTCCCGCAGCACCTCGCGGGCCTCCACCTCGGTGTCGCGGGCGATCAGGAAGCCGTTCAGTCCGAAGCGGGGCGCGGGCCGTCCGGCCGCGGCGGCCGAGGCATGCACGTCGTTGAGCTGTTCGGTGACGCCCGCGAAGTCCTTGCCGTTGCTGAAGTACCAGTCGGAGACCCGGCCCGCCATGGCGCGGGCGGCGGTGGAGTTGCCGCCCTGGAAGATCTCCGGGTGCGGGCGCAGCGGGGAGGTGACCGGCTTGGGCTTGAGCGAGAAGTCGCGGATCCGGTAGAAGTCGCCGGCCAGCCGCGCGCGGTCCTCGGTCCAGATGCCGCGCAGCGCGGTGATGAACTCCTCGGCCCGCCGGTAGCGTTCGTCGTGCTCCAGCCAGGGCTCGCCGAGCGCGGTGAACTCGCCCTTGAACCAGCCGCTGACGACGTTGACCGCGAACCGGCCGCCGGACAGCTGGTCCGCGGTGGCGCCGAGTTTGGCCAGGACGCCGGGGTGCCAGAGCCCGGGGTGGACGGCGGCGATGACCTTCAGACGCTCGGTGGCGAGCAGCAGCGCGAGGCTGAAGGAGGTGGACTCGTGCTGGTACTCGGCGCCGTAACTGGCCATGTAGCGGACCTGGGTGAGCGCGTAGTCGAAGCCGTTGCGCTCGGCCAGGACGGCCAGTTCGCGGTTGTATTCGTAGCCCCAGTCGGTGCGCTGCTCGATGGTGCTGGTGACGAGGCCGCCGCTGACGTTGGGCACCCAGTAGGCGAAGCGCAGCGGGTCGAAGGCGGGCGGGACGGGCATCAGGTACTCCCGGTGGGTCTGGGCGGGCAGGGGGAATTGCGGCATCGGCCGGGACGTGCATTCCATGCGTTTCGGAATGCGGAAATCAGCGCACGGACATGGCGAACAGGAGACGTGGCGAACCGGCCGTTACAGATGGCATGACGGGAAATCCGGAAGGTTCCGGAAAAAGATCAACCGGCTCGCCGGAAAACCGTCGGAGTATCCGGAACGGTGGCGTCCTTACCGGCCGGCGCGCCGACACAGGGCGCTGGAGACCCGTACGAGGTCCACATGACGGCGTTGTGTGAGCTGCCCGAGCTTCTTCATCAACGCGTCACCTCCTCGCAACAATTCGGCGGTAGGGCCACGGTCCGGCCAGCCGTTTCCCGCCACTTCCGGGAGTTTACCCAGGCTGCCGCCGCAGGTCGACAAGGCATCCGCGAGGTGGTGATAGGGTCCCCCTTCCACCGGGCCCCGAGCGGGGAATATCACCGGCCCCCGACCGGGGAATTCACCGGCGTCCGGCCATGCTTGGAGGCGGCTTGCCGTGCGAATAGAACAACTGGAATATCTGGCGGCGGTCACCCGGCTCGGGTCGCTGCGCCGGGCCGCCGAGGAGCTGCATCTGTCGCAGCCGGCGCTGAGCGAGACCGTCCGCAACCTGGAACGGGAGCTGGGCGTGGGGCTGCTGGACCGCAAGCGGTCCGGGGCGAAGATCAGCGACGAGGGGCGGGAGCTGCTGCCGCACATCGCCGGGGTGCTGGACGCGGTCGACCGGCTGCGCCGTGCGGCCGACGACCAGC includes:
- the sfnG gene encoding dimethylsulfone monooxygenase SfnG — protein: MPVPPAFDPLRFAYWVPNVSGGLVTSTIEQRTDWGYEYNRELAVLAERNGFDYALTQVRYMASYGAEYQHESTSFSLALLLATERLKVIAAVHPGLWHPGVLAKLGATADQLSGGRFAVNVVSGWFKGEFTALGEPWLEHDERYRRAEEFITALRGIWTEDRARLAGDFYRIRDFSLKPKPVTSPLRPHPEIFQGGNSTAARAMAGRVSDWYFSNGKDFAGVTEQLNDVHASAAAAGRPAPRFGLNGFLIARDTEVEAREVLREIVAKADTEAVHGFSDAVRQAGRSTADGKGMWQDSSFEDLVQYNDGFRTGLIGTPEQIAERIVAYKRLGVDLFLLGFLHYLEEVEYFGKRVLPLVRELEAQEPDARPRPPAAVVA
- a CDS encoding putative leader peptide, whose protein sequence is MKKLGQLTQRRHVDLVRVSSALCRRAGR